The following are from one region of the Thermodesulfobacteriota bacterium genome:
- a CDS encoding DUF6600 domain-containing protein produces the protein MKRRATARWWLGVALLLAGLAGCESLPAGSGGYQGPTWYGPGAFVGLDVFHDALAPYGTWVDHWSYGRAWYPRGVGRSWRPYSRGHWEHTLDYGWVWVADEPWGWAPFHYGRWAWDSWYGWMWVPGQTWGPGWVWWRRGGGYVAWAPLPPDVLYLPGSGYRVDSFDCDRDLSWDSWVAVPETALASPDLPSQVLPAEGNPPVLAVTTSVTDPVASAEQPKNDAVPVAEVEDKAGRPVPRRRLRPVASPTAQPGATPDELVVVQPPLPQLGPGDEARLRDLAERVVRAREADRQAGGEPDGRALRPEERRPRVARRFLAAPEEAADQVVAPGAPPAPDAGQPAAPPPAPALP, from the coding sequence GTGAAAAGGCGTGCGACAGCGAGGTGGTGGCTGGGCGTGGCCCTGCTGCTGGCCGGTCTGGCGGGGTGCGAGTCCCTGCCGGCGGGCAGCGGCGGTTACCAAGGTCCCACCTGGTACGGGCCAGGGGCCTTCGTGGGCCTGGATGTCTTCCACGATGCCCTGGCCCCCTACGGCACCTGGGTGGATCATTGGTCCTACGGCCGGGCCTGGTACCCGCGGGGGGTAGGACGGAGCTGGCGGCCGTACAGCCGGGGCCATTGGGAGCACACCCTGGACTACGGCTGGGTCTGGGTGGCGGACGAGCCCTGGGGCTGGGCGCCCTTCCACTACGGCCGCTGGGCGTGGGACTCCTGGTACGGCTGGATGTGGGTCCCCGGCCAGACCTGGGGGCCGGGGTGGGTGTGGTGGCGCCGGGGTGGCGGCTACGTGGCCTGGGCGCCCTTGCCGCCGGACGTGCTCTATCTGCCCGGCTCCGGCTACCGGGTGGACTCCTTTGACTGCGACCGGGATCTGTCCTGGGACAGCTGGGTGGCGGTGCCGGAGACCGCTCTGGCCTCGCCGGACCTGCCCAGCCAGGTGCTGCCCGCCGAGGGCAACCCGCCGGTCCTGGCGGTCACCACCAGTGTCACCGATCCGGTCGCCAGCGCCGAGCAGCCGAAGAACGACGCGGTGCCGGTGGCGGAGGTGGAAGACAAAGCCGGCCGGCCTGTGCCCCGGCGGCGGCTGCGGCCGGTGGCCTCCCCCACCGCCCAGCCCGGCGCCACCCCGGACGAGCTGGTCGTGGTGCAGCCGCCCCTGCCGCAACTGGGTCCTGGGGACGAGGCGCGGCTGCGGGACCTGGCGGAGCGCGTCGTCCGGGCCCGGGAGGCGGACCGCCAGGCCGGGGGCGAGCCGGATGGGCGGGCCTTGCGGCCAGAGGAGCGGCGGCCGCGGGTGGCACGGCGCTTCCTGGCCGCCCCGGAGGAGGCGGCTGACCAGGTGGTGGCACCCGGCGCCCCGCCGGCCCCGGATGCCGGCCAGCCGGCGGCACCGCCCCCTGCCCCGGCACTGCCG
- a CDS encoding methylenetetrahydrofolate reductase C-terminal domain-containing protein has protein sequence MKTKCATPFARSLRNRKEFTLTFELVPSRGSRSKEQARILELARQIAADGRIRAVSITENAGGHPALSPEVLGIEIRRLGLDVIIHVSCKDKNRNQMESLLFAWDRAKLHNLLVITGDYPKAGYEGFPKPVFDLDSVQALDLMAQMNEGLAVSEAGRPARLPATAFVRGVAVSPFKMLEAELVPQYGKLLRKAAAGADYAITQVGFDARKLQEVLLFMRQHGVDLPILGNVFVPNPKVMELMARGAIPGCVIPDRLHRAMLAEAAAPDRGKEARLRRAAKLTAVLRGLGYDGVHIGGPGLTFPDLAFLLDEAERLAPRWRELVADLLFWPEEAFWYYERDPADGLNRPVQACRPRPGAPPLAFRAARLAHDLLFTGQGLLTAPMRRLCLGLAETRLAPWLARFEHVVKLLAFECQNCGDCTLAELAFLCPQSGCAKYILNGPCGGSRDGWCEVYPGRKRCLYVRVYERLKTIGQEGRLEAGFIPPRDWSLNNSSSWVSFFAGRDHAAKGRGGLTGKGRRDPPRPESP, from the coding sequence ATGAAGACGAAGTGCGCCACCCCTTTTGCCCGCTCGCTCCGGAACCGCAAGGAATTCACCCTCACCTTCGAGCTGGTGCCCAGCCGGGGCTCCCGCAGCAAGGAGCAGGCAAGGATCCTGGAGCTGGCCCGCCAAATCGCCGCGGACGGCCGTATCCGGGCGGTGTCTATCACCGAGAACGCCGGTGGCCATCCGGCCCTGTCCCCGGAGGTGCTGGGCATCGAGATCAGGCGTCTGGGGCTCGATGTCATCATCCATGTTTCCTGCAAGGACAAGAATCGCAACCAGATGGAGAGCCTGCTCTTTGCCTGGGACCGGGCGAAACTGCACAACCTGCTGGTCATCACCGGCGACTATCCCAAGGCCGGCTACGAGGGCTTCCCCAAGCCGGTCTTCGACCTCGATTCCGTACAGGCCTTGGACCTCATGGCCCAGATGAACGAGGGACTGGCGGTCTCGGAGGCTGGCCGGCCCGCCCGGCTGCCTGCCACCGCCTTCGTGCGGGGGGTGGCGGTGTCGCCCTTCAAGATGCTGGAGGCCGAGCTGGTGCCCCAGTATGGCAAGCTCCTGCGGAAGGCGGCGGCCGGGGCCGATTATGCCATCACCCAGGTGGGATTCGATGCCCGCAAGCTCCAGGAGGTGCTCCTGTTCATGCGCCAGCACGGCGTGGATCTGCCGATTCTGGGCAATGTCTTTGTCCCCAACCCCAAGGTCATGGAGCTGATGGCCCGGGGCGCCATCCCGGGCTGCGTCATCCCGGACCGCCTGCACCGGGCCATGCTGGCGGAAGCGGCGGCCCCGGACCGGGGCAAAGAGGCAAGGCTCCGGCGCGCGGCCAAGCTCACGGCGGTTCTGCGGGGACTGGGCTACGACGGCGTGCACATCGGCGGGCCGGGGCTCACCTTTCCCGATCTGGCCTTTCTCCTGGACGAGGCCGAGCGGCTGGCGCCCCGGTGGCGGGAGCTGGTGGCGGATCTGCTCTTCTGGCCGGAGGAGGCGTTCTGGTACTACGAGCGGGATCCGGCGGACGGCCTCAACCGGCCGGTGCAGGCCTGCCGCCCCCGGCCCGGGGCGCCGCCGCTGGCCTTCCGCGCCGCCCGCCTGGCCCACGACCTCCTGTTCACCGGCCAGGGCCTCCTGACCGCGCCCATGCGGCGGCTGTGCCTGGGGCTGGCCGAGACCCGGCTGGCCCCCTGGCTGGCCCGCTTCGAGCACGTGGTCAAGCTCCTGGCCTTCGAGTGCCAGAACTGCGGCGACTGCACCCTGGCGGAACTGGCCTTCCTCTGCCCCCAGTCCGGCTGCGCCAAGTACATCCTCAACGGGCCGTGCGGCGGCAGCCGGGACGGCTGGTGCGAGGTGTACCCCGGCCGCAAGCGCTGCCTGTACGTGCGGGTCTATGAACGGTTGAAGACCATCGGCCAGGAGGGCCGGCTGGAGGCGGGCTTCATTCCGCCCCGGGACTGGTCCCTCAACAACAGCTCCAGCTGGGTAAGCTTCTTCGCCGGCCGGGACCATGCGGCCAAGGGGCGAGGGGGGCTGACGGGAAAGGGAAGACGGGATCCTCCTCGGCCGGAGTCACCGTGA